The Catenuloplanes niger genome includes a window with the following:
- a CDS encoding inositol monophosphatase family protein, producing the protein MPDIDSLLPAAHEAVDLARDMMRTMLPGVLTAKGDRDMASEVDLAIEQRVRAFLADRTPGVGFLGEEEGARGGDHGLTWSLDPVDGTVNFVHGSPLCAVSLGLVDGDRSVLGVIDLPFLGNRYWAAPAAGAFCDGVAIRASEVSALPEALVAIGDFAVGEDAAAKNRERFAILETLVPRVQRIRMLGTAATDLAWLAAGRLDALVMMSNKPWDTSAGTAIARSAGARIVDRDGSEHTFGSAATIACAPALADRLLPLLRDVL; encoded by the coding sequence ATGCCCGACATCGACTCGCTGCTCCCGGCCGCGCACGAGGCCGTGGACCTCGCGCGGGACATGATGCGCACGATGCTGCCCGGCGTGCTCACCGCGAAGGGCGACCGGGACATGGCGTCCGAGGTCGACCTCGCGATCGAGCAGCGGGTCCGGGCGTTCCTCGCGGACCGTACCCCCGGCGTGGGGTTCCTGGGTGAGGAGGAGGGCGCCCGCGGCGGCGACCACGGCCTGACCTGGTCGCTCGACCCGGTCGACGGCACGGTCAACTTCGTGCACGGCTCGCCGCTGTGCGCGGTGTCGCTCGGCCTGGTCGACGGCGACCGGTCCGTGCTCGGCGTGATCGACCTGCCGTTCCTCGGCAACCGCTACTGGGCCGCGCCGGCCGCGGGCGCGTTCTGCGACGGCGTCGCGATCCGGGCCAGCGAGGTGTCCGCGCTGCCGGAGGCGCTGGTCGCGATCGGCGACTTCGCGGTCGGCGAGGACGCGGCGGCGAAGAACCGGGAGCGCTTCGCCATCCTGGAGACGTTGGTCCCGCGCGTGCAGCGGATCCGCATGCTCGGCACCGCCGCCACCGACCTGGCCTGGCTCGCGGCCGGCCGGCTGGACGCGCTGGTGATGATGTCCAACAAGCCCTGGGACACGTCGGCCGGCACCGCGATCGCCCGGTCGGCCGGCGCCCGGATCGTCGACCGGGACGGCAGCGAGCACACGTTCGGCTCGGCCGCGACGATCGCCTGCGCCCCGGCGCTGGCCGACCGGCTGCTGCCGCTACTGCGTGACGTTCTCTGA
- a CDS encoding esterase/lipase family protein, translating into MKLLTMVCALVLAATPAGAAAPRHAPVDRPGPPLSVPVATLRAAVTCTPDAYRARAEVILFVPATALDPGQFAWNWFPALRRAGHPWCAVTLPDHALGDIQVTAEYVVHAIRHAHAVSGRRIAVVGHSQGALDARFALRFWPDTRAMVADHVSLGSPHHGSTGNDTSFPPGTPGPAALLQMRTTAALIEAVNAGRETFPEISYTTVASRYDQYVTPTSTVALRGRSVANVVVQDVCPANTVEHVGLGTADPVGHALVMDAVRHDGPARPGRLPTDVCARDLMPGVDPATYPRRFAETNAAIVTNLGTATPVTEEPPLQPYVVAR; encoded by the coding sequence ATGAAGCTTCTGACGATGGTGTGCGCACTGGTACTCGCGGCCACCCCGGCCGGTGCCGCCGCACCCCGCCACGCGCCGGTCGACCGGCCCGGCCCGCCGCTCTCCGTGCCCGTGGCCACCCTGCGCGCGGCCGTGACCTGCACGCCGGACGCGTACCGGGCCCGCGCCGAAGTGATCCTGTTCGTACCGGCCACCGCGCTCGACCCGGGCCAGTTCGCCTGGAACTGGTTCCCCGCGCTACGCCGGGCCGGACACCCGTGGTGCGCGGTCACGCTCCCCGACCACGCGCTCGGCGACATCCAGGTCACCGCCGAGTACGTGGTGCACGCGATCCGGCACGCCCACGCGGTCAGCGGGCGCCGGATCGCCGTCGTCGGGCACAGTCAGGGCGCGCTGGACGCCCGCTTCGCGCTGCGGTTCTGGCCGGACACCCGGGCGATGGTCGCGGACCACGTCTCGCTCGGCTCGCCGCACCACGGCAGCACGGGCAACGACACGAGCTTCCCGCCCGGTACGCCCGGCCCGGCCGCGCTGCTGCAGATGCGCACGACCGCGGCGCTGATCGAGGCGGTCAACGCCGGCCGCGAGACGTTCCCGGAGATCTCCTACACCACCGTCGCCAGCCGGTACGACCAGTACGTCACGCCGACCTCCACGGTGGCGCTGCGCGGCCGGTCGGTCGCGAACGTCGTCGTGCAGGACGTCTGCCCGGCGAACACGGTCGAGCACGTCGGCCTGGGCACGGCCGACCCGGTCGGACACGCGCTCGTCATGGACGCGGTCCGGCACGACGGCCCGGCCCGGCCCGGGCGGCTGCCGACGGACGTGTGCGCACGGGACCTCATGCCGGGGGTCGACCCGGCCACGTACCCGCGGCGGTTCGCGGAGACGAACGCGGCGATCGTCACCAACCTGGGCACGGCCACGCCGGTGACCGAGGAGCCGCCGCTCCAGCCGTACGTCGTCGCCCGCTGA
- a CDS encoding MarR family winged helix-turn-helix transcriptional regulator, protein MDDSGDDVLGTIETEIALLMRMGEATRRAIPVEPHRALDRAAYVILRKLAEAGPTNVSVLATRLNLDGSTITRQVSAMQRAGLVTRSPDPADGRGTLVSPTDHGLHCVSVVRAARRDIYGQLLADWNATDRATLATLMHRLNVSLSAYRPTARN, encoded by the coding sequence ATGGACGACAGCGGCGACGACGTACTCGGCACCATCGAGACCGAGATCGCGCTGCTCATGCGCATGGGCGAGGCCACCCGGCGGGCCATCCCGGTGGAGCCGCACCGCGCGCTCGACCGGGCCGCCTACGTGATCCTGCGCAAGCTCGCCGAGGCCGGCCCCACGAACGTCTCCGTGCTCGCCACCCGCCTCAACCTCGACGGCTCCACCATCACCCGCCAGGTCTCCGCCATGCAGCGCGCCGGCCTGGTCACCCGCTCCCCCGACCCGGCCGACGGCCGCGGCACCCTCGTCTCTCCCACCGACCACGGCCTGCACTGCGTCTCCGTCGTCCGCGCCGCCCGCCGCGACATCTACGGCCAACTCCTCGCCGACTGGAACGCCACCGACCGCGCCACCCTCGCCACGCTCATGCACCGCCTCAACGTGTCACTCTCCGCATACAGACCCACCGCGCGCAACTGA
- a CDS encoding helix-turn-helix domain-containing protein: MPPEEEHRVDVHIDALLAARGMTLTELADRVGITLANLSILKNGRARAVRFSTLTALCDALDCQPADLFTVRGPRAPEIT; this comes from the coding sequence GTGCCGCCGGAGGAGGAACACCGCGTCGACGTGCACATCGACGCGCTGCTGGCGGCGCGCGGCATGACGCTCACCGAGCTGGCCGACCGGGTCGGCATCACGCTGGCGAACCTGTCGATCCTGAAGAACGGGCGGGCCCGGGCGGTTCGGTTCAGCACGCTCACCGCGCTCTGCGACGCGCTCGACTGCCAGCCCGCCGACCTGTTCACGGTCCGCGGGCCCCGGGCACCGGAGATCACCTGA
- a CDS encoding DUF2306 domain-containing protein yields the protein MSAVTMSREVRRRWWWVLWSLLTLSALAIAAVFVPPYMVGGTTVPGLNRAIPGYYVSLVIHALPAGLALVIGPFQFVTQLRVRFPRAHRIAGRLYLISVLISALAAAYSAAVTESGLALQVAFYMLIAAWLYTGVMAYRTIRRGEVQLHRIWMIRNYALTFAAVMLRLYQLIGLQLMDPMGWEYPQIYTASAWASLFGNAIVAEYFIVQRTLAPLARRKPSENVTQ from the coding sequence GTGTCCGCTGTAACGATGTCCCGGGAGGTCCGCCGGCGCTGGTGGTGGGTGCTGTGGAGTCTCCTGACCCTGTCCGCGCTCGCCATCGCCGCCGTGTTCGTGCCGCCCTACATGGTCGGGGGCACGACCGTGCCGGGCCTCAACCGGGCCATTCCGGGCTACTACGTCAGCCTGGTGATCCACGCGCTGCCGGCCGGGCTCGCGCTGGTCATCGGGCCGTTCCAGTTCGTCACGCAGCTGCGGGTACGGTTCCCGCGAGCACACCGGATCGCCGGCCGGTTGTACCTGATCTCCGTGCTGATCTCGGCGCTGGCGGCGGCGTACTCGGCCGCGGTCACCGAGAGCGGACTCGCGCTGCAGGTCGCGTTCTACATGCTGATCGCGGCGTGGCTGTACACCGGCGTGATGGCCTACCGCACGATCCGGCGCGGCGAGGTGCAACTGCACCGGATCTGGATGATCCGCAACTACGCGCTCACGTTCGCCGCGGTGATGCTGCGCCTGTACCAGCTGATCGGATTGCAGCTGATGGACCCGATGGGCTGGGAGTACCCGCAGATCTACACCGCGAGCGCGTGGGCGTCGCTGTTCGGCAACGCGATCGTCGCGGAGTACTTCATCGTCCAGCGCACGCTGGCACCGCTGGCCCGCCGGAAGCCGTCAGAGAACGTCACGCAGTAG
- a CDS encoding acyltransferase family protein encodes MRQRDRFIDGLRALAILGVIGGHWLVGALVATPAGDLRIDSPLRHLEWLQPATWFLQMLGLFFLVGGYTGAQGLRRARARGETDAEWLRRRLWRIGRPVLAATVILAVALPPLRVLGVIGAGTAWNTVVLFVQPLWFMAVYAVITALTPQLLRLDRRAGLRAVLAFAAVVAVVDLLRFGPAAEPAAIGYLSVLPAWCFAYQLGIAWSAGRVDRRVAAGLLAGGLAAFVVLIAVLDYPVSMVSVPGTARSNSNPPSLLVPALAAIQAGAALLLRDRIERFLHRPRVWAAVTVLNLSAMSVFCWHHVALVGVSELARRLGTLPGLGDVPTGAGWVAARLAWYPLLALTLAGIVVLVRRYEHPVPAAVPDRAATRL; translated from the coding sequence GCGCGCTGGTCGCGACGCCGGCCGGTGACCTGCGGATCGACAGTCCGCTGCGGCACCTGGAGTGGCTGCAACCGGCCACCTGGTTCCTGCAGATGCTGGGGCTGTTCTTCCTGGTCGGCGGCTACACCGGCGCGCAGGGGCTGCGCCGGGCCCGGGCGCGCGGCGAGACGGACGCCGAGTGGCTACGCCGCCGGCTGTGGCGGATCGGCCGCCCGGTCCTGGCCGCCACGGTGATCCTGGCCGTGGCGCTGCCGCCGCTGCGGGTGCTCGGCGTGATCGGCGCCGGCACCGCGTGGAACACCGTGGTGCTGTTCGTCCAGCCGCTGTGGTTCATGGCCGTGTACGCGGTGATCACCGCGCTCACGCCGCAGCTGCTCCGGCTCGACCGGCGCGCCGGCCTGCGCGCGGTGCTGGCGTTCGCCGCCGTCGTGGCCGTGGTCGACCTGCTCCGCTTCGGCCCGGCCGCCGAGCCGGCCGCGATCGGCTATCTCAGCGTGCTGCCGGCCTGGTGCTTCGCGTATCAGCTGGGGATCGCCTGGTCGGCCGGGCGCGTCGACCGCCGGGTCGCGGCCGGGCTGCTCGCCGGCGGTCTGGCGGCGTTCGTGGTCCTGATCGCGGTGCTGGACTATCCGGTGAGCATGGTCAGCGTGCCCGGCACCGCCCGGTCCAACTCCAACCCGCCGTCGCTGCTGGTCCCGGCGCTGGCCGCGATCCAGGCCGGCGCCGCGCTGCTGCTGCGCGACCGGATCGAGCGGTTCCTGCACCGGCCGCGGGTGTGGGCCGCGGTGACCGTGCTCAACCTGAGCGCGATGAGCGTGTTCTGCTGGCACCACGTGGCGCTGGTCGGCGTGTCCGAGCTCGCCCGCCGGCTCGGCACGCTGCCCGGCCTCGGCGACGTGCCCACCGGTGCCGGCTGGGTCGCCGCGCGCCTCGCCTGGTACCCGCTGCTCGCGCTGACCCTGGCCGGCATCGTGGTGCTGGTCCGCCGCTACGAGCACCCGGTGCCGGCCGCCGTTCCGGACCGGGCGGCCACCCGCCTCTAA